From Methylopila sp. M107, a single genomic window includes:
- a CDS encoding Maf family nucleotide pyrophosphatase, producing MSKVRPKLILASASPRRLALLEQIGVTPDLLLPASIDETPKRNERPRTLALRLAEEKAQAAFRMATHDPALLGALILTADTVVSVGRRILPKAETVDEAIGCLELLSGRAHRVSTAICLTTKKGSLRSRVVETGVRFKRLSDSEIEGYVAAGEWRGKAGGYAIQGLAGCFVSKLSGSYGAIVGLPLYETANLLTGEGFPVHQDWRTRA from the coding sequence ATGTCGAAGGTTCGCCCGAAACTCATCCTCGCCTCCGCGAGCCCGCGACGGCTCGCGCTGCTGGAGCAGATCGGCGTCACGCCGGACCTGCTGCTGCCGGCCTCGATCGACGAGACGCCGAAGCGCAACGAGCGGCCACGCACGCTGGCGCTCCGCCTCGCCGAGGAGAAGGCGCAGGCCGCCTTCCGCATGGCGACCCATGACCCGGCGCTGCTCGGCGCGCTGATCCTGACCGCCGATACGGTGGTCTCGGTCGGCCGGCGCATCCTGCCGAAGGCCGAGACGGTCGACGAGGCGATCGGGTGCCTGGAGCTCCTGTCCGGCCGCGCCCATCGCGTCTCGACCGCGATCTGCCTGACGACCAAGAAGGGCTCTTTGCGCAGCCGCGTGGTCGAGACCGGCGTGCGCTTCAAGCGGCTGTCGGACAGCGAGATCGAGGGCTATGTCGCGGCCGGCGAATGGCGTGGCAAGGCGGGCGGCTACGCCATCCAGGGGCTCGCCGGCTGCTTCGTGTCGAAGCTGTCGGGCTCCTACGGCGCGATCGTCGGCCTGCCGCTCTACGAGACCGCGAACCTCCTGACCGGCGAAGGCTTTCCGGTGCACCAGGACTGGCGGACGAGGGCGTGA
- the phoU gene encoding phosphate signaling complex protein PhoU → MTLADHHIVSSFDDDLNQLSDKLAEMGGLCEKLVGESVEALIKRDIPLARRVIEWDRSIDRLQSEIEESGIRTIAKRAPVAIDLRQVIAALRIANDLERIGDLAKNIAKRVVALDGQFQPPKLAGGVAHIADLTLQQLKEVLDAYTRRDEKRALEVWNQDGEIDALYNSLFRELLTYMMEDPRNIGFCAHLLFCAKNIERIGDHATNVAETVYYVVHGTPLNEDRPKADLMSAELGE, encoded by the coding sequence ATGACGCTTGCCGACCACCACATCGTCTCGTCCTTCGACGACGACCTGAACCAGCTGTCCGACAAGCTCGCCGAGATGGGCGGGCTCTGCGAGAAGCTCGTGGGCGAATCCGTCGAGGCGCTGATCAAGCGCGACATTCCGCTCGCCCGCCGGGTGATCGAGTGGGACCGCTCGATCGACCGCCTGCAGAGCGAGATCGAGGAAAGCGGCATCCGCACCATCGCCAAGCGCGCGCCGGTCGCGATCGACCTACGCCAGGTGATCGCGGCGCTGCGCATCGCGAACGACCTCGAGCGCATCGGCGACCTCGCGAAGAACATCGCCAAGCGCGTGGTCGCGCTCGACGGCCAGTTCCAGCCGCCGAAGCTCGCCGGCGGCGTCGCGCACATCGCGGACCTGACGCTCCAGCAGCTCAAGGAAGTTCTCGACGCCTACACCCGCCGAGACGAGAAGCGCGCGCTGGAGGTCTGGAACCAGGACGGCGAGATCGACGCGCTCTACAATTCGCTGTTCCGCGAACTCCTGACCTACATGATGGAGGACCCGCGCAACATCGGCTTCTGCGCGCATCTTCTGTTCTGCGCCAAGAATATCGAGCGCATCGGCGACCATGCGACCAATGTGGCCGAAACGGTCTACTATGTGGTCCACGGCACGCCGCTCAACGAAGACCGGCCGAAGGCCGACCTGATGAGCGCCGAACTCGGCGAGTGA
- the phoB gene encoding phosphate regulon transcriptional regulator PhoB, whose product MNPRVMIVEDEEPLTMLLRYNLEAEGYDVDSVARGDEAEVRLAEATPDLILLDWMLPGVSGIELCRRLRAKPATERLPIIMLTARGEEGERIRGLATGADDYVVKPFSVPELVARVRALLRRTKPEHVSRSLKAGDIELDRENRRVRRSAREVHLGPTEFKLLEFLMQSSGRVFTREQLLDGVWGRDVYIDERTVDVHVGRLRKAINRGRKADPIRTVRGSGYSFDETFARA is encoded by the coding sequence ATGAACCCTCGTGTCATGATCGTCGAGGACGAAGAGCCGCTGACGATGCTGCTCCGCTACAATCTCGAGGCGGAAGGCTACGACGTCGACTCCGTCGCGCGCGGCGACGAGGCCGAGGTCCGGCTCGCCGAGGCGACGCCTGATCTCATCCTGCTCGACTGGATGCTGCCGGGGGTCTCCGGCATCGAACTCTGCCGGCGGCTGCGGGCGAAGCCCGCGACCGAGCGGCTGCCGATCATCATGCTGACCGCGCGCGGCGAGGAGGGCGAACGCATCCGCGGCCTCGCCACCGGCGCCGACGACTACGTCGTCAAGCCGTTCTCGGTCCCCGAGCTGGTGGCGCGCGTCCGCGCGCTGCTGCGCCGGACAAAGCCCGAGCACGTCTCGCGCTCGCTGAAGGCCGGCGACATCGAGCTCGATCGCGAAAACCGCCGCGTCCGCCGCAGCGCCCGAGAGGTCCATCTCGGACCGACCGAGTTCAAGCTGCTGGAATTCCTGATGCAGTCGTCAGGCCGCGTCTTCACCCGCGAGCAGCTGCTCGACGGCGTCTGGGGCCGCGACGTCTATATCGACGAGCGCACCGTCGACGTCCATGTCGGCCGCCTGCGCAAGGCGATCAACCGCGGCCGCAAGGCCGACCCGATCCGCACCGTGCGGGGATCGGGCTACTCGTTCGACGAGACGTTCGCGCGGGCGTGA
- the yacG gene encoding DNA gyrase inhibitor YacG, translating to MTTPGAPDDARPPKPPCPCPICKKMSVAAYHPFCSKRCADIDLSRWFSGVYAVPAEEQDEGDEGTPPTASRDDEA from the coding sequence GTGACGACGCCCGGCGCCCCTGACGACGCGCGACCCCCAAAACCGCCCTGCCCGTGCCCGATCTGCAAGAAGATGTCTGTCGCGGCCTATCACCCGTTCTGCTCGAAGCGCTGCGCCGACATCGACCTGTCGCGCTGGTTCAGCGGCGTCTACGCCGTGCCGGCGGAGGAGCAGGACGAGGGGGATGAGGGGACGCCGCCGACGGCGTCGAGGGACGACGAAGCCTGA
- the pstB gene encoding phosphate ABC transporter ATP-binding protein PstB, translated as MDASTAVASKPAGAPAAQAAEDPKIIARDVNVHYGDKHALKSVTLDIPEKAVMAFIGPSGCGKSTFLRCINRMNDTVASAKVTGLIQIDDQDIYDPALDVVQLRARVGMVFQKPNPFPKSIYENVAYGPRIHGLSRNKAELDEIVESSLKKASLWNEVKDRLNDTGTGLSGGQQQRLCIARAIAVSPEIILMDEPCSALDPIATARVEELIEEIRRNYTIVIVTHSMQQAARVSQRVAFFHLGILVETGQTEQIFQSPRDKRTQDYITGRFG; from the coding sequence ATGGACGCCTCCACCGCCGTCGCTTCGAAGCCGGCCGGCGCTCCCGCGGCGCAAGCCGCGGAAGATCCGAAGATCATCGCCCGCGACGTCAACGTGCACTATGGCGACAAGCACGCGCTGAAGAGCGTCACGCTCGACATTCCGGAAAAGGCCGTCATGGCCTTCATCGGACCGTCGGGCTGCGGCAAGTCGACCTTCCTGCGCTGCATCAACCGGATGAACGACACCGTCGCGTCCGCCAAGGTCACGGGCCTGATCCAGATCGACGACCAGGACATCTACGATCCGGCGCTCGACGTCGTGCAGCTCCGCGCGCGGGTCGGCATGGTGTTCCAGAAGCCTAATCCGTTCCCGAAGTCGATCTACGAGAACGTGGCCTATGGGCCTCGCATCCACGGCCTGTCGCGCAACAAGGCCGAGCTCGACGAGATCGTCGAATCGTCTCTCAAGAAGGCGAGCCTCTGGAACGAGGTGAAGGACCGGCTGAACGACACCGGCACCGGCCTCTCCGGCGGCCAGCAGCAGCGCCTCTGCATCGCCCGCGCCATCGCGGTCAGCCCCGAAATCATCCTGATGGACGAGCCCTGCTCGGCGCTCGACCCGATCGCCACCGCGCGCGTCGAGGAACTGATCGAGGAGATCCGCCGCAACTACACGATCGTCATCGTGACGCATTCGATGCAGCAGGCCGCGCGCGTCTCGCAGCGGGTCGCCTTCTTCCATCTCGGCATTCTGGTCGAGACCGGCCAGACCGAGCAGATCTTCCAGAGCCCGCGCGACAAGCGCACCCAGGACTACATCACCGGCCGCTTCGGCTGA